A window of the Drosophila simulans strain w501 chromosome 2L, Prin_Dsim_3.1, whole genome shotgun sequence genome harbors these coding sequences:
- the LOC6731965 gene encoding kinesin-like protein KIN-7I isoform X2, giving the protein MSAKNASSIQVCIKVRPCEPGLTSLWQVKEGRSIHLADSHAEPYVFDYVFDEGASNQDVFDRMARHIVHACMQGFNGTIFAYGQTSSGKTYTMMGDEQNPGVMVLAAKEIFQQISNETERDFLLRVGYIEIYNEKIYDLLNKKNQDLKIHESGNGIVNVNCEECIITSEADLLRLLCLGNKERTVGETNMNERSSRSHAIFKIIIESRKSDHSDDDAVIQSVLNLVDLAGSERADQTGARGARLKEGGHINKSLLFLSNVIKSLSENADNKFTSYRDSKLTRILQASLGGNAFTSIICTIKPSIMEESQSTLSFATRAKKIRIKPQVNEMVSDATMMKRLEREIKVLKDKLAEEERKNENKQKVEHLERRIKNDMHKIICGHSLSDKAQQKRRRTWCPTASGSHLELAETGTTEDRIGQFPKASHLPKPVFFPTSNAGKRWDNIPKTINILGSLDIATDSNSISEEFLPAECIDFGSPHPNVLKPMLTIRQLPDLPLTPKGPLTYDDLQKEITSLRSANEAANSKISELEEKLSTLKQTMSRLEVENQEAVGLEFEFEAHKKSSKLRVDDLLSALSEKESTIQNLQKSLDILSRDVLRNSKEDHMLSIAQEQEDIAGDSICNKCAELEKLIADLESKKSSCECDQLRLEIVTVRDKLESIESAFNLASSEIIQKTTDCERLSKELSASQNDFGQLQERYDALDQQWQAQQAGIKTLHDEHDMVQKKYQKLQEEYEQLERGARSASSAECERLQNENTKFQADITSLNKRVEEAQNMLREVQNSESTMEKLRIENQELTAKITELETNFEEMQREYDCLSNQLLESVQENDALREEIKRRPTSLDVVSMMSSGISSDFDEQKQEVTLDRNLLHQFVKLSESIQQIELQHHSGTSRLFRAHQAKLDQSEPGLKLCLESAEYIEEDNRQSDATEPICLKGFLKRHRFQIKRLSQEHVEVGEEKRLLDIISQLEQEIEEKSALMEATEATINEMREQMTNLESALLEKSVIINKVEDYQRQIESLEKQNAEMTMVYEELQDRVTRESSMSESLLRVPPDEDTLPGCPTTPSRREQEVATLRTSITELQSQVCDLKAELETQLRQIQLKDGNIARLQTDFEEMSERCLSMEVRLAELDEDTKQKQELLDRQAQKLSDDLCLIDQLQKKNAQLVEQYHKATESLNLAEAKPDQMLLSSQYDSQIEKLNQLLMAAKEELHDVRRIKDDEISALRMEFLRQIDTSQKENQAKFYAELQETKDRYESNVAELKKKLSEVEEILSSVTVRCQADLEALRSAHKENISQAVEERNNLIGQHQAEMETIRETFKDKLAEASSQQSKMEEDFRAEISDVRATLMEQLNQTKEERDKAAAKLEEVEKTLEQMISRGRVMSDTITELEKTKAEQDLAVNKLTMDNIELEKQCSKTQEQLQMESLTRDQNSLGIEAHIKKLDLIVASSKNRIIELEEKCGQQVLDLDKCRLEKLSLESEIQKANAEHSCTMDKLQELQAKMKVLSKRSEMEKCDFETKLETFTSKITDLEEVLKKAQHKVLLYDDLVSQHERLKISLAEANEMSSNLQKKVTSLHTELIDYQKGISSRDVEINELREELKAALDAKATASTEQMTLVTQLKDVEERMANQAEKFTREAANLKGSINELILKLNSLQETKDMLESGNEELKEQLKNSQNLRNMLDEESKVCISLKEQLVKLEEEKTSLEQQLRDNTSEIYQRYTELTKELELGRNRNAELTKKCEELCSDLENTDLIRLDLQETKEQLEKTVEENLGWQQKFDEVTRECEKLRFDLQSNEVRNESKVQELINECEQLRSTLKSKEASFRSENESMDRTISSLLDDKRNLEEKLCSVNDTVAKLETEIATLQAQKINPNNASFESIASNESPGAPAPRKSLDRNAGPRKSIPFECEIRKNRRISVHDERRQSYWNDVREFGIMTDPVDNNCNCAELNCKLKECQRELFIRESQVTALKMELNHHPLKDENAQLTKRVIEEQDKAKVEQKRLKMKIQDLNSKINDLTTASSKEPGSNQMAHAAKPATVAAQTQTESDLEAILEKTNIKYQDAVRLLRSRYNLIKDLEEKLRQNENSDTSNITSLSAGQTSALKAQCESLKREISTIKNKYESAKRILAIRKDDLDALREKLAKYETATLDK; this is encoded by the exons ATGTCTGCGAAGAACGCCAGCTCCATTCAGGTCTGCATCAAGGTGCGTCCCTGCGAGCCCGGGCTCACTTCGCTCTGGCAGGTGAAGGAAGGCCGCTCCATCCATTTGGCGGACAGCCATGCGGAGCCCTATGTCTTCG ACTATGTGTTCGACGAGGGCGCCAGCAACCAGGACGTGTTCGACCGGATGGCCAGGCACATAGTGCACGCCTGCATGCAGGGCTTCAACGGAACTATTTTTGCCTACGGCCAGACGTCGTCGG GCAAGACGTACACAATGATGGGCGACGAGCAGAATCCGGGCGTCATGGTGCTGGCCGCCAAGGAGATCTTCCAACAGATCTCCAATGAGACGGAGCGGGACTTTCTGCTGCGCGTGGGCTACATCGAGATCTACAACGAGAAGATCTACGATCTGCTGAACAAGAAGAATCAGGACCTCAAGATCCACGAGTCCGGCAACGGGATTGTGAATGTGAACTGCGAGGAGTGCATCATAACCAGCGAGGCTGACCTCCTGCGCCTGCTATGCTTGGGCAATAAAGAGCGAACAGTGGGCGAGACCAACATGAACGAGCGGTCCAGCCGTTCGCACGCAATCTTCAAGATA ATCATCGAGTCCCGAAAGTCGGACCACAGCGATGACGACGCAGTGATTCAAAGCGTGCTGAACCTGGTGGATCTGGCTGGGTCGGAGCGTGCGGACCAAACGGGTGCTCGAGGAGCGCGCCTCAAAGAGGGCGGTCATATAAACAAGAGCCTACTTTTTCTCAGCAACGTTATCAAGAGTCTGTCGGAAAACGCGGACAATAAATTTACCAGCTACCGCGATTCCAAGCTGACGCGCATTCTGCAGGCTTCTTTGGGGGGCAATGCATTCACATCCATCATTTGCACCATCAAACCATCGATCATGGAGGAATCGCAGTCTACCCTTAGTTTCGCCACGCGAGCCAAGAAGATCCGCATTAAGCCGCAGGTCAACGAGATGGTATCTGACGCCACAATGATGAAGCGGCTGGAGCGAGAAATAAAGGTGCTTAAGGATAAGCTGGCCGAAGAAGAGcgcaaaaacgaaaacaaacaaaaggtAGAGCATCTGGAGAGACGAATAAAAAACGACATGCATAAGATAATCTGTGGTCACTCCCTGAGCGACAAGGCTCAGCAGAAGCGACGCCGTACTTGGTGTCCCACTGCATCGGGATCGCATTTGGAGCTAGCAGAGACCGGCACAACTGAAGATCGAATTGGCCAATTTCCAAAGGCCTCCCACCTTCCAAAACCAGTGTTTTTTCCCACTTCAAATGCCGGCAAACGATGGGACAACATTCCGAAGACTATAAACATTTTAGGTTCCCTGGATATCGCTACCGATAGCAACTCCATTAGTGAGGAATTTCTCCCGGCAGAGTGCATTGACTTTGGCTCCCCTCACCCAAATGTCCTCAAACCCATGTTGACCATCAGGCAACTGCCAGACCTGCCCCTCACTCCCAAGGGCCCCTTAAC TTATGATGATCTTCAAAAGGAGATAACCAGCCTAAGATCGGCCAATGAGGCTGCGAATTCAAAGATCAGCGAATTGGAAGAGAAACTGAGTACTCTGAAGCAGACTATGAGCAGATTGGAAGTGGAAAATCAGGAGGCCGTGGGCCtcgagtttgagtttgaggCTCACAAGAAATCATCGAAACTTCGCGTGGATGACTTACTCTCTGCCCTTTCAGAAAAGGAGTCGACTATACAGAATCTTCAAAAGTCCCTTGACATTTTATCCCGCGATGTCTTACGGAACAGCAAGGAGGACCACATGCTATCCATTGCCCAAGAGCAGGAAGACATCGCCGGCGACAGTATATGCAACAAGTGTGCCGAACTAGAGAAGCTGATTGCAGATTTAGAGTCCAAGAAAAGTTCATGCGAGTGTGATCAGCTCCGGTTGGAGATCGTCACTGTTCGCGACAAGTTAGAGAGCATTGAATCGGCCTTTAACCTGGCAAGCTCGGAGATTATCCAAAAGACGACTGATTGCGAGCGACTTTCGAAAGAGCTATCCGCATCCCAGAACGACTTTGGACAACTACAGGAAAGGTACGACGCTCTGGACCAACAGTGGCAGGCTCAACAAGCGGGCATCAAAACCCTACATGACGAGCACGACATGGTTCAGAAGAAATACCAGAAGCTGCAGGAGGAGTACGAGCAGTTGGAACGCGGGGCAAGAAGTGCCTCCAGCGCTGAGTGTGAACGgcttcaaaatgaaaacacaaagTTTCAAGCCGATATCACATCCCTCAATAAACGAGTGGAGGAGGCCCAAAACATGCTTAGGGAAGTCCAAAACTCTGAATCTACTATGGAAAAGCTTCGAATAGAAAATCAAGAACTAACAGCGAAAATCACAGAACTGGAGACCAACTTTGAAGAGATGCAGCGGGAATACGACTGCCTTTCCAATCAACTGTTGGAGAGCGTCCAGGAGAACGATGCCCTGCGAGAGGAGATAAAGCGACGACCCACGAGCCTTGACGTTGTGTCTATGATGAGTTCGGGTATAAGCTCCGATTTTGACGAACAGAAGCAGGAGGTCACCCTGGACAGGAACCTTCTACACCAGTTTGTTAAGCTATCTGAGTCCATCCAACAGATAGAGCTGCAGCATCATTCCGGCACCAGTCGCCTCTTTAGAGCCCACCAAGCGAAACTGGATCAGAGCGAGCCAGGACTTAAGCTTTGCCTTGAGTCTGCTGAGTACATAGAGGAAGACAATCGTCAATCAGATGCAACTGAACCTATTTGTCTCAAAGGTTTTCTCAAGCGACACAGATTTCAGATAAAGCGACTTAGCCAGGAACATGTAGAGGTGGGAGAGGAGAAGCGACTGCTTGATATTATTTCGCAGCTGGAACAGGAAATCGAAGAGAAGAGTGCGCTTATGGAGGCAACAGAGGCAACCATCAACGAAATGCGAGAGCAGATGACTAACCTAGAGTCGGCACTCCTCGAAAAGAGCGTTATAATAAACAAGGTTGAGGACTACCAGCGGCAGATCGAGTCcctggaaaaacaaaatgcggAGATGACAATGGTGTACGAGGAGCTGCAAGATAGAGTAACAAGGGAGAGCTCAATGAGCGAGAGTCTGCTCCGAGTTCCACCTGACGAGGATACCCTTCCAGGATGCCCTACAACTCCCAGTAGACGAGAACAGGAGGTCGCCACGCTAAGGACATCCATAACAGAATTGCAGTCACAGGTCTGTGATCTAAAGGCTGAACTTGAAACCCAATTAAGGCAGATCCAGTTGAAAGATGGGAACATAGCAAGACTACAAACGGATTTTGAGGAAATGAGTGAGCGCTGCTTATCGATGGAGGTGAGGCTAGCCGAGTTGGATGAGGATACTAAGCAAAAACAAGAACTGTTGGATCGTCAGGCGCAGAAGCTCTCCGATGACCTATGCCTTATCGATCAGCTTCAAAAGAAAAACGCGCAGCTCGTTGAACAGTATCATAAAGCGACAGAATCTCTCAATCTCGCGGAGGCCAAGCCGGATCAGATGCTACTTTCCTCCCAATATGATAGTCAGATCGAGAAACTTAACCAATTGCTAATGGCAGCCAAAGAAGAACTACACGATGTGCGGAGAATAAAAGACGATGAGATAAGTGCTTTGCGAATGGAGTTCCTGCGCCAGATTGATACGAGTCAGAAAGAGAACCAAGCCAAGTTCTACGCTGAGTTGCAGGAGACTAAGGATCGCTATGAGAGCAATGTGGCCGAGTTAAAAAAGAAGCTATCGGAGGTAGAGGAGATACTCTCCAGCGTTACGGTTCGTTGTCAGGCGGATTTGGAAGCGCTTAGATCTGCtcataaagaaaatatttctcaggCTGTGGAGGAAAGAAATAATTTGATTGGCCAGCACCAGGCTGAAATGGAGACGATCAGGGAAACCTTTAAAGATAAGCTAGCTGAGGCTAGCTCCCAACAATCCAAAATGGAAGAGGACTTTAGAGCGGAAATAAGCGATGTGAGAGCCACCCTAATGGAGCAATTGAATCAAACGAAAGAGGAGCGCGATAAGGCAGCCGCGAAGCTTGAGGAGGTCGAAAAGACACTGGAGCAGATGATAAGTAGGGGACGTGTCATGTCAGACACCATTACTGAGCTGGAGAAAACAAAAGCTGAGCAGGACTTGGCAGTCAATAAATTAACAATGGACAACATCGAATTGGAGAAGCAGTGCAGTAAGACGCAGGAGCAGTTGCAAATGGAATCGCTTACTCGAGATCAAAACAGTTTAGGAATAGAAGCACATATTAAAAAGCTGGATTTGATTGTGGCCTCTTCAAAGAATAGGATCATTGAGCTCGAGGAAAAGTGCGGCCAGCAGGTTCTGGATTTGGATAAATGTAGGCTGGAGAAGTTGTCCCTGGAATCAGAGATTCAAAAAGCTAATGCAGAGCATTCGTGCACCATGGATAAACTTCAGGAACTCCAAGCTAAAATGAAAGTCCTAAGCAAGCGGAGTGAGATGGAAAAGTGTGATTTCGAAACTAAGCTCGAGACATTTACTTCCAAGATAACCGATCTCGAAGAAGTCTTGAAGAAGGCACAACATAAAGTTCTTCTTTATGACGATTTGGTATCGCAGCACGAACGCCTAAAAATCTCTCTTGCCGAGGCAAATGAAATGTCATCAAACTTGCAAAAGAAAGTTACGAGCCTGCACACGGAATTGATTGATTACCAAAAGGGAATATCGAGTCGAGATGTGGAAATCAATGAGCTACGCGAAGAACTGAAGGCCGCTTTGGATGCAAAGGCAACTGCGAGCACGGAACAAATGACTCTGGTAACGCAGCTCAAAGATGTCGAGGAGCGGATGGCAAACCAGGCAGAAAAGTTCACACGTGAGGCGGCTAATCTAAAAGGATCAATAAACGAGCTCATCTTGAAGCTCAATTCCCTGCAAGAAACTAAAGATATGCTAGAGTCCGGAAATGAAGAACTCAAAGAACAGCTGAAAAATTCCCAAAACCTGCGGAACATGCTGGATGAGGAGAGCAAGGTGTGTATCTCCCTAAAAGAACAATTGGTCAAATTGGAAGAAGAAAAAACTAGCCTTGAACAGCAGCTGCGAGACAATACATCAGAAATATATCAAAGATACACGGAGCTTACCAAGGAGTTGGAGCTGGGCCGCAACAGAAATGCAGAACTTACAAAGAAGTGTGAGGAGCTGTGCTCTGATCTG GAAAACACAGACCTGATACGACTCGATCTGCAAGAAACTAAAGAGCAGCTGGAGAAAACGGTGGAAGAAAACCTTGGATGGCAACAGAAGTTTGACGAAGTGACAAGGGAGTGCGAAAAGCTACGATTCGATTTG CAATCCAATGAGGTGCGAAATGAAAGTAAGGTTCAGGAATTGATAAACGAGTGCGAGCAGCTCCGGTCAACTCTG AAATCCAAGGAAGCCAGTTTTCGGTCTGAGAATGAAAGCATGGACAGAACGATCTCAAGTCTTTTAGATGACAAACGCAACCTCGAGGAAAAGTTGTGCTCGGTGAACGATACTGTGGCTAAGCTCGAGACGGAAATAGCCACGTTGCAAGCACAAAAAATTAACCCAAATAACGCTTCCTTTGAGTCAATTGCCTCAAACGAATCGCCAGGTGCTCCTGCGCCGCGAAAAAGTCTAGATCGGAATGCTGGGCCGAGG AAATCGATTCCCTTTGAATGCGAAATACGGAAGAATCGACGAATCAGCGTCCATGATGAGCGACGGCAGTCTTACTGGAACGACGTTCGGGAATTTGGCATCATGACAGATCCCGTTG acaacaactgcaactgtgCGGAGCTGAATTGCAAGCTTAAGGAGTGCCAGCGGGAGCTCTTCATTCGCGAGAGTCAAGTGACGGCACTAAAGATGGAGCTCAACCATCATCCGCTGAAAGATGAGAATGCGCAACTAACGAAGCGAGTTATTGAGGAGCAAGACAAGGCAAAGGTTGAGCAGAAACGGCTTAAAATGAAGATTCAAGACCTTAATTCAAAGATTAATGACCTCACCACGGCATCCTCCAAGGAACCAGGATCTAACCAAATGGCACACGCAGCTAAACCTGCTACCGTAGCTGCTCAAACTCAGACGGAATCCGATCTTGAGGCAATCCTTgagaaaacaaacataaaGTATCAGGATGCGGTTCGCTTGTTGCGCTCCCGTTACAATCTCATCAAGGATCTGGAAGAGAAACTTAGGCAAAACGAAAACAGTGACACCTCGAATATTACCTCACTCTCAGCCGGACAAACCAGTGCATTGAAG GCACAGTGTGAGTCCTTAAAGAGGGAAATTTCCACTATCAAAAATAAGTATGAATCCGCCAAACGAATTTTGGCGATTCGAAAAGATGATTTGGATGCTCTGCGGGAAAAACTCGCGAAATATGAAACAGCTACATTAGATAAATAA